The following proteins are co-located in the Chiroxiphia lanceolata isolate bChiLan1 chromosome 7, bChiLan1.pri, whole genome shotgun sequence genome:
- the PGAP1 gene encoding GPI inositol-deacylase isoform X1 — MGRAGRRLPALAALFYGALAALVLLGVRDVLFLYEENRCSMTYMYEYPEYLKIKLPKKTARRYPAYELYLYGEGNYAEENKNLLLTGIPVLFLPGNAGSYKQVRSLGSIALRKAEDVDFKYHFNFFSVNFNEELVALYGGSLQRQTKFVHECIKVILKLYRDGEFAPTSVAIVGHSMGGLVARALLTLKSFKPELINLLITQATPHVAPVMPLDRYLTDFYTAVNNHWMLKAQDLRNLTTLSVAGGFRDYQVRSGLAFLPRLSQHDSALSVVSSAVPRAWASTDHLSIVWCKELILATIRALFDLIDENTRQITEDPKKRMSVLNHHFVRHPAKIFEENPEVFTELPGIFMWITVKASKWTYSVYNDSDGKYFTFPLATHRKSYSHVYCENSMLDTSSWIYGCLNSNSSMCLEATDLSWRAELLPTTKVVMLKLQDYPSLSHIVIQVPAAVGNKYTLGCEFFKEDSRTVQLPVTHLFSFGLSSSKILLNATGLLYNVQLQHFNQIYQAFKIYIESHCQSVKERKPSVYRLHIPWSHEDSIVVAKIPSLTEISAKLHIAQPQNDSRAPELNIYSSSDCQYEVILKTSLPQVLGQIVRFHAGAFPVYIVSNILLTYGGQLSTLRSTGQCSDFSLELVRTAKPYKVEPLISIVVFLQGFNWFREIWESLSLPEVDAAVLSSQDAWFPLVSLILFLFGTGIAYWSAVFFSTSLRLFSSLWLTLMRPTVLQKDKLITPRRLCGVLSLALVSWTTCGAFAVFLIYLQYLFKVIKLHVSVRAEQNKLNRDSDHSKEPSQNSSINTVKPQSSMDSVPEASHPLANSTTIAEAVNSLKMHVTILNLFTWIVLLNSPSLIYWLKNLRYSVRLEPDPCRSTAIIIICILEILMNSSTSEVKSSKLLKIAAKVPLPLSVAMLAFGRMHLYRVPHFVTFSLLLHVLCCVV, encoded by the exons ATGGGGCGGGCTGGCCGCCGGCTGCCCGCGCTGGCAGCGCTCTTCTACGGGGCGCTGGCGGCGCTGGTGTTGCTGGGGGTGCGGGACGTGCTGTTCCTCTACGAGGAGAACCGGTGCAGCATGACCTACATGTACGAGTACCCCGAGTACCTG aaaataaaattacccAAGAAAACAGCCAGACGATACCCAGCATATGAGCTCTATCTCTATGGGGAAGGGAACTAcgctgaagaaaacaaaaatctcctATTGACAGGAATTCcagttcttttccttcctgggaATGCTGGCAGTTACAAACAAG TGCGTTCTCTTGGCTCCATTGCACTTAGAAAAGCTGAAGATGTTGACTTCAAgtatcattttaatttcttcagtgtcAACTTTAATGAGGAGTTGGTTGCATTGTATGGTGGTAGTCTGCAGCGGCAGACCAAGTTTGTGCATGAATGCATAAAAGTAATTCTTAAGTTGTACAGG GATGGAGAATTTGCACCGACCAGCGTTGCAATAGTAGGTCATTCCATGGGTGGTCTTGTTGCAAGAGCCTTGCTCACTCTGAAGAGTTTTAAGCCTGAACTTATCAACCTCCTCATTACACAAGCCACACCTCACGTTGCACCTGTAATGCCTTTGGACAGATATCTTACTG atttttataCAGCTGTAAACAATCATTGGATGCTAAAGGCCCAAGATTTAAGAAATTTAACTACCCTTTCTGTGGCGGGAGGATTCAGAGATTACCAAGTTCGTTCAGGACTGGCTTTTCTACCAAGATTGAGTCAACATGACAGTGCCTTATCTGTTGTG agctcagctgtgcctAGAGCTTGGGCCTCAACTGACCATCTCTCCATAGTGTG GTGCAAAGAACTGATCCTGGCTACCATCAGAGCTTTATTTGATCTCATAGATGAAAATACAAGGCAG ATAACTGAGGATCCAAAGAAGAGAATGTCTGTACTGAATCACCACTTTGTAAGACACCCTGCAAAGATATTTGAGGAAAATCCTGAAGTTTTTACAGAACTCCCAG GAATTTTCATGTGGATTACAGTCAAAGCCTCAAAATGGACTTATTCAGTTTACAAT gattctgatggaaaatatttcacatttcctCTTGCAACCCACAGAAAATCATACAGTCATGTTTACTGTGAAAATAGTATGTTG GACACAAGTAGTTGGATTTATGGCTGCCTGAACAGTAATTCATCGATGTG CCTGGAAGCTACTGATCTGTCCTGGAGAGCTGAGTTACTTCCAACCACCAAG gtTGTAATGCTGAAACTTCAGGACTATCCTTCCTTGTCCCACATTGTCATTCAGGTACCAGCTGCAGTTGGCAATAAG TATACTTTGGGCTGTGAATTCTTCAAAGAGGATTCCAGAACAGTACAGCTTCCTGTGACAcatcttttttcatttg GGCTTTCTTCAAGCAAAATTCTATTAAATGCAACTGGCTTACTTTACAATGTacagctccagcacttcaaCCAG ATATATCAAGCTTTCAAAATTTATATAGAGAGCCACTGCCAGTCAGTCAAAG aaagaaaacctaGTGTTTACAGACTTCATATACCCTGGTCACATGAAGACTCAATAGTTGTAGCAAA AATCCCATCTCTTACTGAgatttctgcaaagctgcatATTGCTCAGCCTCAAAATGACAGCAGGGCTCCAGAGTTAAATATCTACTCTTCCTCAGACTGTCAGTATGAA GTAATTCTGAAGACGTCACTTCCACAGGTTCTTGGGCAA ATAGTAAGGTTCCATGCTGGTGCTTTTCCTGTCTATATTGTCTCTAATATTCTTCTTACTTATGGAGGACAATTGAGCACATTGAGATCAACAG GACAGTGTTCAGACTTTTCCCTTGAACTAGTTAGGACAGCTAAGCCCTACAAAGTAGAACCTCTTATAAGCATTGTTGTGTTTCTGCAGGG GTTTAACTGGTTTAGAGAGATATGGGAATCACTGTCACTACCAGAGGTGGATGCTGCTGTACTGAGTAGTCAGGATGCATGGTTCCCCCTTGTGTCCCTGATTCTATTTCTTTTTGGGACAGGCATTGCCTACTGGAGTGCAGTATTTTTCTCTACGTCTCTGAGACTCTTCTCTTCATTATGGTTAACTCTGATGAG acctACTGTACTGCAAAAAGATAAGTTGATTACACCTCGAAGACTCTGTGGGGTGTTATCTCTTGCTTTGGTTAGCTGGACAACTTGTGGTGCATTTGCTGTATTCCTTATTTATCTTCAGTACTTGTTTAAG GTTATAAAACTGCATGTGAGTGtaagagcagaacaaaacaagCTCAACAGG gattCAGACCACTCAAAAGAACCTTCACAGAACTCCAGTATAAACACAGTCAAACCCCAGAGTTCGATGGACAGTGTTCCAGAAGCAAGCCACCCTCTTGCCAACAGTACAACAATTGCTGAAGCTGTTAACAGTCTTAAGATGCATGTTACAATCCTCAATTTATTCACGTGGATTGTGCTGCTCAACTCGCCATCTTTAATTTATTGGCTAAAAAATCTTAG GTACAGTGTTAGACTTGAGCCTGATCCATGTAGATCTACAGCTATTATCATCATATGCATTTTAGAAATTCTAATGAATTCAAGTACTTCTGAAGTGAAATCAAG TAAACTCTTGAAGATTGCAGCCAAAGTTCCGCTCCCTTTGTCTGTTGCGATGCTGGCCTTCGGACGAATGCATTTATACCGAGTGCCCCACTTTGTaaccttttctcttctcctacatgtgctgtgctgtgttgtgtAA
- the PGAP1 gene encoding GPI inositol-deacylase isoform X2 codes for MKIKLPKKTARRYPAYELYLYGEGNYAEENKNLLLTGIPVLFLPGNAGSYKQVRSLGSIALRKAEDVDFKYHFNFFSVNFNEELVALYGGSLQRQTKFVHECIKVILKLYRDGEFAPTSVAIVGHSMGGLVARALLTLKSFKPELINLLITQATPHVAPVMPLDRYLTDFYTAVNNHWMLKAQDLRNLTTLSVAGGFRDYQVRSGLAFLPRLSQHDSALSVVSSAVPRAWASTDHLSIVWCKELILATIRALFDLIDENTRQITEDPKKRMSVLNHHFVRHPAKIFEENPEVFTELPGIFMWITVKASKWTYSVYNDSDGKYFTFPLATHRKSYSHVYCENSMLDTSSWIYGCLNSNSSMCLEATDLSWRAELLPTTKVVMLKLQDYPSLSHIVIQVPAAVGNKYTLGCEFFKEDSRTVQLPVTHLFSFGLSSSKILLNATGLLYNVQLQHFNQIYQAFKIYIESHCQSVKERKPSVYRLHIPWSHEDSIVVAKIPSLTEISAKLHIAQPQNDSRAPELNIYSSSDCQYEVILKTSLPQVLGQIVRFHAGAFPVYIVSNILLTYGGQLSTLRSTGQCSDFSLELVRTAKPYKVEPLISIVVFLQGFNWFREIWESLSLPEVDAAVLSSQDAWFPLVSLILFLFGTGIAYWSAVFFSTSLRLFSSLWLTLMRPTVLQKDKLITPRRLCGVLSLALVSWTTCGAFAVFLIYLQYLFKVIKLHVSVRAEQNKLNRDSDHSKEPSQNSSINTVKPQSSMDSVPEASHPLANSTTIAEAVNSLKMHVTILNLFTWIVLLNSPSLIYWLKNLRYSVRLEPDPCRSTAIIIICILEILMNSSTSEVKSSKLLKIAAKVPLPLSVAMLAFGRMHLYRVPHFVTFSLLLHVLCCVV; via the exons ATG aaaataaaattacccAAGAAAACAGCCAGACGATACCCAGCATATGAGCTCTATCTCTATGGGGAAGGGAACTAcgctgaagaaaacaaaaatctcctATTGACAGGAATTCcagttcttttccttcctgggaATGCTGGCAGTTACAAACAAG TGCGTTCTCTTGGCTCCATTGCACTTAGAAAAGCTGAAGATGTTGACTTCAAgtatcattttaatttcttcagtgtcAACTTTAATGAGGAGTTGGTTGCATTGTATGGTGGTAGTCTGCAGCGGCAGACCAAGTTTGTGCATGAATGCATAAAAGTAATTCTTAAGTTGTACAGG GATGGAGAATTTGCACCGACCAGCGTTGCAATAGTAGGTCATTCCATGGGTGGTCTTGTTGCAAGAGCCTTGCTCACTCTGAAGAGTTTTAAGCCTGAACTTATCAACCTCCTCATTACACAAGCCACACCTCACGTTGCACCTGTAATGCCTTTGGACAGATATCTTACTG atttttataCAGCTGTAAACAATCATTGGATGCTAAAGGCCCAAGATTTAAGAAATTTAACTACCCTTTCTGTGGCGGGAGGATTCAGAGATTACCAAGTTCGTTCAGGACTGGCTTTTCTACCAAGATTGAGTCAACATGACAGTGCCTTATCTGTTGTG agctcagctgtgcctAGAGCTTGGGCCTCAACTGACCATCTCTCCATAGTGTG GTGCAAAGAACTGATCCTGGCTACCATCAGAGCTTTATTTGATCTCATAGATGAAAATACAAGGCAG ATAACTGAGGATCCAAAGAAGAGAATGTCTGTACTGAATCACCACTTTGTAAGACACCCTGCAAAGATATTTGAGGAAAATCCTGAAGTTTTTACAGAACTCCCAG GAATTTTCATGTGGATTACAGTCAAAGCCTCAAAATGGACTTATTCAGTTTACAAT gattctgatggaaaatatttcacatttcctCTTGCAACCCACAGAAAATCATACAGTCATGTTTACTGTGAAAATAGTATGTTG GACACAAGTAGTTGGATTTATGGCTGCCTGAACAGTAATTCATCGATGTG CCTGGAAGCTACTGATCTGTCCTGGAGAGCTGAGTTACTTCCAACCACCAAG gtTGTAATGCTGAAACTTCAGGACTATCCTTCCTTGTCCCACATTGTCATTCAGGTACCAGCTGCAGTTGGCAATAAG TATACTTTGGGCTGTGAATTCTTCAAAGAGGATTCCAGAACAGTACAGCTTCCTGTGACAcatcttttttcatttg GGCTTTCTTCAAGCAAAATTCTATTAAATGCAACTGGCTTACTTTACAATGTacagctccagcacttcaaCCAG ATATATCAAGCTTTCAAAATTTATATAGAGAGCCACTGCCAGTCAGTCAAAG aaagaaaacctaGTGTTTACAGACTTCATATACCCTGGTCACATGAAGACTCAATAGTTGTAGCAAA AATCCCATCTCTTACTGAgatttctgcaaagctgcatATTGCTCAGCCTCAAAATGACAGCAGGGCTCCAGAGTTAAATATCTACTCTTCCTCAGACTGTCAGTATGAA GTAATTCTGAAGACGTCACTTCCACAGGTTCTTGGGCAA ATAGTAAGGTTCCATGCTGGTGCTTTTCCTGTCTATATTGTCTCTAATATTCTTCTTACTTATGGAGGACAATTGAGCACATTGAGATCAACAG GACAGTGTTCAGACTTTTCCCTTGAACTAGTTAGGACAGCTAAGCCCTACAAAGTAGAACCTCTTATAAGCATTGTTGTGTTTCTGCAGGG GTTTAACTGGTTTAGAGAGATATGGGAATCACTGTCACTACCAGAGGTGGATGCTGCTGTACTGAGTAGTCAGGATGCATGGTTCCCCCTTGTGTCCCTGATTCTATTTCTTTTTGGGACAGGCATTGCCTACTGGAGTGCAGTATTTTTCTCTACGTCTCTGAGACTCTTCTCTTCATTATGGTTAACTCTGATGAG acctACTGTACTGCAAAAAGATAAGTTGATTACACCTCGAAGACTCTGTGGGGTGTTATCTCTTGCTTTGGTTAGCTGGACAACTTGTGGTGCATTTGCTGTATTCCTTATTTATCTTCAGTACTTGTTTAAG GTTATAAAACTGCATGTGAGTGtaagagcagaacaaaacaagCTCAACAGG gattCAGACCACTCAAAAGAACCTTCACAGAACTCCAGTATAAACACAGTCAAACCCCAGAGTTCGATGGACAGTGTTCCAGAAGCAAGCCACCCTCTTGCCAACAGTACAACAATTGCTGAAGCTGTTAACAGTCTTAAGATGCATGTTACAATCCTCAATTTATTCACGTGGATTGTGCTGCTCAACTCGCCATCTTTAATTTATTGGCTAAAAAATCTTAG GTACAGTGTTAGACTTGAGCCTGATCCATGTAGATCTACAGCTATTATCATCATATGCATTTTAGAAATTCTAATGAATTCAAGTACTTCTGAAGTGAAATCAAG TAAACTCTTGAAGATTGCAGCCAAAGTTCCGCTCCCTTTGTCTGTTGCGATGCTGGCCTTCGGACGAATGCATTTATACCGAGTGCCCCACTTTGTaaccttttctcttctcctacatgtgctgtgctgtgttgtgtAA
- the PGAP1 gene encoding GPI inositol-deacylase isoform X3 yields the protein MPLVFLQQLLLACFYSCVPGSIIKIIRLVIEAIFEEILSSAVPRAWASTDHLSIVWCKELILATIRALFDLIDENTRQITEDPKKRMSVLNHHFVRHPAKIFEENPEVFTELPGIFMWITVKASKWTYSVYNDSDGKYFTFPLATHRKSYSHVYCENSMLDTSSWIYGCLNSNSSMCLEATDLSWRAELLPTTKVVMLKLQDYPSLSHIVIQVPAAVGNKYTLGCEFFKEDSRTVQLPVTHLFSFGLSSSKILLNATGLLYNVQLQHFNQIYQAFKIYIESHCQSVKERKPSVYRLHIPWSHEDSIVVAKIPSLTEISAKLHIAQPQNDSRAPELNIYSSSDCQYEVILKTSLPQVLGQIVRFHAGAFPVYIVSNILLTYGGQLSTLRSTGQCSDFSLELVRTAKPYKVEPLISIVVFLQGFNWFREIWESLSLPEVDAAVLSSQDAWFPLVSLILFLFGTGIAYWSAVFFSTSLRLFSSLWLTLMRPTVLQKDKLITPRRLCGVLSLALVSWTTCGAFAVFLIYLQYLFKVIKLHVSVRAEQNKLNRDSDHSKEPSQNSSINTVKPQSSMDSVPEASHPLANSTTIAEAVNSLKMHVTILNLFTWIVLLNSPSLIYWLKNLRYSVRLEPDPCRSTAIIIICILEILMNSSTSEVKSSKLLKIAAKVPLPLSVAMLAFGRMHLYRVPHFVTFSLLLHVLCCVV from the exons ATGCCCTTGGTTTTTCTACAGCAGCTTTTATTGGCATGCTTCTATTCTTGTGTGCCAGGatcaattattaaaataataagatTAGTCATAGAAGCAATCTTTGAAGAAATTTTG agctcagctgtgcctAGAGCTTGGGCCTCAACTGACCATCTCTCCATAGTGTG GTGCAAAGAACTGATCCTGGCTACCATCAGAGCTTTATTTGATCTCATAGATGAAAATACAAGGCAG ATAACTGAGGATCCAAAGAAGAGAATGTCTGTACTGAATCACCACTTTGTAAGACACCCTGCAAAGATATTTGAGGAAAATCCTGAAGTTTTTACAGAACTCCCAG GAATTTTCATGTGGATTACAGTCAAAGCCTCAAAATGGACTTATTCAGTTTACAAT gattctgatggaaaatatttcacatttcctCTTGCAACCCACAGAAAATCATACAGTCATGTTTACTGTGAAAATAGTATGTTG GACACAAGTAGTTGGATTTATGGCTGCCTGAACAGTAATTCATCGATGTG CCTGGAAGCTACTGATCTGTCCTGGAGAGCTGAGTTACTTCCAACCACCAAG gtTGTAATGCTGAAACTTCAGGACTATCCTTCCTTGTCCCACATTGTCATTCAGGTACCAGCTGCAGTTGGCAATAAG TATACTTTGGGCTGTGAATTCTTCAAAGAGGATTCCAGAACAGTACAGCTTCCTGTGACAcatcttttttcatttg GGCTTTCTTCAAGCAAAATTCTATTAAATGCAACTGGCTTACTTTACAATGTacagctccagcacttcaaCCAG ATATATCAAGCTTTCAAAATTTATATAGAGAGCCACTGCCAGTCAGTCAAAG aaagaaaacctaGTGTTTACAGACTTCATATACCCTGGTCACATGAAGACTCAATAGTTGTAGCAAA AATCCCATCTCTTACTGAgatttctgcaaagctgcatATTGCTCAGCCTCAAAATGACAGCAGGGCTCCAGAGTTAAATATCTACTCTTCCTCAGACTGTCAGTATGAA GTAATTCTGAAGACGTCACTTCCACAGGTTCTTGGGCAA ATAGTAAGGTTCCATGCTGGTGCTTTTCCTGTCTATATTGTCTCTAATATTCTTCTTACTTATGGAGGACAATTGAGCACATTGAGATCAACAG GACAGTGTTCAGACTTTTCCCTTGAACTAGTTAGGACAGCTAAGCCCTACAAAGTAGAACCTCTTATAAGCATTGTTGTGTTTCTGCAGGG GTTTAACTGGTTTAGAGAGATATGGGAATCACTGTCACTACCAGAGGTGGATGCTGCTGTACTGAGTAGTCAGGATGCATGGTTCCCCCTTGTGTCCCTGATTCTATTTCTTTTTGGGACAGGCATTGCCTACTGGAGTGCAGTATTTTTCTCTACGTCTCTGAGACTCTTCTCTTCATTATGGTTAACTCTGATGAG acctACTGTACTGCAAAAAGATAAGTTGATTACACCTCGAAGACTCTGTGGGGTGTTATCTCTTGCTTTGGTTAGCTGGACAACTTGTGGTGCATTTGCTGTATTCCTTATTTATCTTCAGTACTTGTTTAAG GTTATAAAACTGCATGTGAGTGtaagagcagaacaaaacaagCTCAACAGG gattCAGACCACTCAAAAGAACCTTCACAGAACTCCAGTATAAACACAGTCAAACCCCAGAGTTCGATGGACAGTGTTCCAGAAGCAAGCCACCCTCTTGCCAACAGTACAACAATTGCTGAAGCTGTTAACAGTCTTAAGATGCATGTTACAATCCTCAATTTATTCACGTGGATTGTGCTGCTCAACTCGCCATCTTTAATTTATTGGCTAAAAAATCTTAG GTACAGTGTTAGACTTGAGCCTGATCCATGTAGATCTACAGCTATTATCATCATATGCATTTTAGAAATTCTAATGAATTCAAGTACTTCTGAAGTGAAATCAAG TAAACTCTTGAAGATTGCAGCCAAAGTTCCGCTCCCTTTGTCTGTTGCGATGCTGGCCTTCGGACGAATGCATTTATACCGAGTGCCCCACTTTGTaaccttttctcttctcctacatgtgctgtgctgtgttgtgtAA